In the Solanum pennellii chromosome 5, SPENNV200 genome, one interval contains:
- the LOC107020085 gene encoding probable caffeoyl-CoA O-methyltransferase At4g26220, producing MVSLSNSISKGLLHSPELREYMLETVVYPREPELLKEIRLITSNHPRCLMATAPEAGQLIALLLKLTNAKKTIEIGVFTEYSLVLTALTIPDDGKIIAIDLDRDAYEMELPIINKANIEHKINFIQSSALSALDELLNENDNSESFDFAFIDGDKVSYQKYHEKMLELVKVGGIIVYDNTLWFGTVAMPEECVKETMKPNRQNVIEFNKFLASDTRVQISQVPTGDGITICWRL from the exons ATGGTGTCGCTCTCCAACTCAATTTCCAAAGGATTGTTGCATAGTCCAGAATTGCGTGAG TATATGCTAGAGACTGTTGTGTACCCGCGAGAGCCAGAGCTTCTCAAGGAGATTAGACTTATAACTTCAAATCATCCAAG GTGTTTAATGGCAACTGCACCAGAAGCTGGTCAACTAATTGCATTGTTGTTGAAACTAACAAATGCCAAAAAGACGATTGAAATTGGAGTGTTCACTGAATATTCCTTAGTCCTTACTGCCCTTACAATTCCTGATGATGGCAAG ATTATAGCTATAGACCTTGATCGAGATGCATACGAGATGGAATTGCCAATTATTAACAAGGCTAACATTGagcataaaattaattttattcagTCCTCAGCATTATCAGCCCTTGATGAACTCTTGAATGAG AATGACAATAGTGAAAGTTTCGATTTTGCTTTCATCGACGGAGACAAAGTTAGCTATCAAAAGTACCATGAGAAAATGTTAGAATTGGTGAAAGTGGGAGGTATTATAGTATATGACAATACACTATGGTTTGGGACAGTTGCTATGCCAGAGGAGTGCGTTAAGGAAACAATGAAGCCAAATAGGCAAAACGTCattgaatttaataaatttttagctTCGGATACTCGTGTTCAAATTTCCCAAGTCCCTACAGGTGATGGAATCACCATTTGTTGGCGACTCTAA
- the LOC107019646 gene encoding uncharacterized protein K02A2.6-like — MSSLCPFAAWGMDFIGPIYRAASNGHKFILVAIDYFKKWVEAVSYKVVTKKVMADFVCNNLICHFGVPKSIITDNGENLDSHLMKEICEQFKITHRNSTAYRSQMNGVVEAANKKDIEKNSYRTTILTSNKATPYILVYGTAAVILAEVEIPSLRIIQKDGLNDVKWVRRIKELLKIMGQGARQLEDINAD, encoded by the exons ATGAGTTCTCTTTGCCCATTTGCAGCATGGGGCATGGATTTTATTGGACCGATTTATCGTGCTGCCTCCAATGGTCATAAGTTcattttggttgccattgattaCTTCAAAAAGTGGGTCGAAGCTGTTTCCTACAAAGTTGTGACGAAGAAAGTTATGGCAGATTTTGTTTGCAATAATTTGATATGTCATTTTGGGGTTCCAAAGTCTATCATCACAGATAATGGAGAAAATCTGGACAGTCACTTGATGAAAGAGATATGTGAACAATTCAAAATTACCCATCGTAATTCAACTGCATATCGTTCTCAGATGAATGGAGTTGTGGAAGCTGCTAATAAGAAGGATATTGAGAAAAATA GTTATCGCACCACAATCTTGACCTCAAATAAGGCAACTCCTTATATATTGGTATACGGAACTGCAGCAGTGATACTGGCCGAAGTTGAGATACCATCTTTAAGGATTATTCAGAAAGATGGATTGAACGATGTTAAATGG GTTCGCAGGATCAAAGAACTTTTGAAGATAATGGGACAAGGAGCAAGGCAACTTGAAGATATCAACGCAGATTAG